The stretch of DNA CCCATGATACCCCTAATGTAACGGCCGTTAAATGGACGTTAAATTTTGATGATGTGGCAATGaattagtaattaaaaattattaataaatgcgaaataaaaatgaaaagtaGAGGTACcatggaaaatctaacaaaattaaggggtatcaCGAGAAATTTCCGTAATTTTTTATTACTAATTTATTGACACATCATCAAAACTTAACCTCCATTTAACGACGGTTACATTAAGGGTACCTAGGCAAAAAAACGGAACTTCAAggataccataggcagattcttaaaaacAGGGGTATCATgggaaatctgacaaaattaaggggtaccatgagaaatttccgaTTTTACTAAGCTCGACTTTGCTCGGAGTTATTCAACCTTAGTAAGAAGTTGAGCTCGAGATCCGCTTAACCAAGTTAAAGTCAGGTCAACACGAACGGGTCGGGCTTGATGAAGCTGGATCTGGAACTAGCCTAGCTAGGATAGGGTCGAGGGCATGTCCGAGTTGAGGGCCGGAGATAGGATTTGCTCCATTGGCCCGGCCCAGTTTTTAACAGGTCGGGCCAGGCTAGGCACCGGTCACGGGGATCGGGTAAAAAACGACGTGAAAGGCAGGTCgggtcggggggggggggggcttgaTGTTTGGCCAGCCTTATATGTGGACTAATGGTGTTGACTTGTGACTGAATTTGAATTGGCTAGGGTTTGAGATCTGAGAGGTACGTGATTCACGTGGAAATAAAAATTTCATAATATTACACTAAATTTTTTATTGCTTACCGTGAGAAGATGTTTCACATCGTCTATGCTCAACTCATTATCCTTAACAAGCTTGAGTAGAGTATCAAGCACGTCATCTTTTGCAACCATTAATTTACTATCACCATCACTCAATCTTTGTTCAATTATTTCATCAAATATTCCAAGCATcttgttaaaataaaatttattcctTTTCAAAACTCCTTGAAAATCAAAGACCTCCAACAAAGGAAAGAAATCCGACACATTAAGCTTGGAACCCTCCTCCAACAAATGCCAAACAATATCTTTAAACTCCTCTGAGCTCGACCGATAATCATGGCTACCCAAATCGGTCGAGAACAACGTGTTTGACATCATGTTCAATAGGGTTGTGAATCCGGCCTTGCCTATATCAACTGGCAAACCATTCTTCCAACAATTTCGAGTATAATTGACTAACTCATTGACCTTCATTTCACGTAGGACCTGACTTGAATCCAGCCTAAACTTACTGAATAACTGAATGGTCGCGACTTTCCTTAGGGTACGCCACTTAGGACATACCGGGAGCCAAATCATCGAAAATTTGTCATGGTTTGTTACTTTTCTAGCAACCGGAACTTTCCTACTAGAAAAGGCTAGGTCATGCTTAAGGAACATTTCTTGAGCTATTTTAGGGCATGATATTACTATAGTAGGGATACTCCCTAATTTTAAAGACATTATAGGTCCATATTCTTTGGAAAGTTTAGCAACATTTTGGTGTGGTTTGTCACCGAGTTGGTGTATGTTGCCTATGATCGGCCATGGTTTCGGTCCCCGAGGAAGATGAAGTTCTGTTTTTGGAGATGATGATTTGAAGAAATTAAGAAGAGTAATTAAGATAAATGGGATTATGAGAAGGGAGATTTGAAAGTCCATGATGATTGATTATGAAGAATTTGTGATTAGTTTTTGTGGAAcgtaaaattaattaatttggtAGTTTGCCACTACAACTTATCTATCATATATACGAGTAATGATGCGTGTCACATTTATAATGAAATAGAATAAGGACAAACCAAAAGAGAGTTCAATTTTTAAAGTGTTTCTCTAACAAATGAGACAAAACTAGCTATCTTACATGTCTAGAATATTACTTCAACGTAAAATAGTAAACGTAAAATCAAAACGTTACTAATTAGACATTTTGTCTTTCTTGTGACAGAGCATAAATTATAATGGACgaaatgtaatcattttttgataaaaataacaattttcaattttttatttaCCAAATAATAGTTACGAGAACGGAGTActcattttatcataaaatgatcATATTTTTCTATTACACAAACACAATTATGACGCGTtatgaatgagaatttgtgttaatcAGAAGAAAATAAATTGTGATGAGTCAATTATAAAGAGTATGAGCTagtacatatatcatcaaccatTGTAATCACACCATATATGCTTAGTATTTGACAATAAGGATTTGGACATTTGCAAAATTTACACGGATATTATTTGGACATTTGTAGCCGTTGATTTATTTAGGGCTTTTGAGGATTTTATTTTGcgtgtatatatataattatttaatacaataataataataaaaaaaaaattctaattGTTTTTCATGAACcaagaatttgaaaaaaaaaaaacatgtactACTAATTATTTTTTGTACACTTATAATTGATTATTGGTAACTAGTGTAGAGCCCGTGTGAATACACGGTATTTTAGATTGTATGTGTAAAGAACTTAACAATTAGagctaataataatatataaatgaagtttgaattttatttttaattatctacaattgttAATGTGCAAAAATACTAAGAACTAAAATAGAGCGAatcttacatttttactcggaataagtttatgattaaaaaaataagattgttagtttaattacaaaaacttatacttatttttacgcatttgaagcatatacctatttttgtaatttttgttacaATATACAAATTAACAATTTAAGGGAATAAAAAAATTAATGAATAAGAAAGGGAAAAGCACACATTGATcttaataatatgagtaaaatctACATACGttttaaatataatatttacGACATTTAAGATACATATATTGGACtaatgagataataatgaataaaatacattTGGCCCAACTATAAAAGTTGAGGTGTTTGATAAGACACTATGACACATAAAGACCATATATTAGGTCCAATACATATCTAGATAAAGTTAGGCCCAATTTCTAGCTAAAatcatttaggcgggaaattttttagttttcttattcttttagtataagggggattaACAAATGAAgcaactttaaaaaaaaataaatataaatgaaGGATTGCCATCGGATTCTCATATCGCCAACTCGATTATTATATCATCAATTATTACTTCCAATAATTTGTAGACCATGTTCTATCAAAATCCATATTACAAGCAATTGAATACTGTAATTAATTGCATTGTTTTAAGCTGGCtgagattattttattttatgagttACGGAATATAAATTTATATATCGAAAAATCAAATTTGTCAAGTTTATATATATTAGTAAAGTAAATATGTAAATATTTACTTCCGTCTTTTGTATATCGTTTCCGTAAATATTTGTATCACGTTCTCACTGTACCTAACCCTAATGTATCCTATATATACATATGAATGAAATGAGAATGATCAGGGATTCAGTTATTTACATGGTATCAGTATACTAggtttcttcaaaaaaaaaaaaaaaaaaaaaaaaaaaaaaaaaaacctcaatCATCATACGCTATCTTCGCCATCTACCTTTGTCCATCCCTCTTGAGCCACGGCCATGACAATGGAAGGTGTCGATACCAGCGGTTCGGGACAGCAATCCGGCAAGCCCGTGTTGCACCCGGTGTACTCCGTCAACAACATCCTTCATAAGGTTCGAATGCTTGACGGCGTCAAAGTTACCTATTCTTCATGGGTCAAATTGTTTACCCTTCATGCTAAGGGTTACAAGGTTTCTCATCATATTGATGGAACCAAGCCTCCTGCCGACGCCGACCCCGCATATGCCGAATGGTGCGAAATCGATGCACACGTTTTACAGTGGATCTATTGATCGATTTCCGACGATCTCCTCGTTTGTATTCTTGAAACGGACTCCACAGCCTATGAGGCATGGTGCCGTCTTCGAAATCACTTCCTCAATAATAAAGGGGCACGTGCGGCGGCGCTAGAGCATGAGTTCACTCATTTATCGCTTTCGAAATGTGAATCACTTGATGACTACTGCCAAAAACTCAAGGACATCGCCACACAACTTAATGATGTCGGTAGCACCGTTAATGATCAGAGACTTGTCCTTCAACTGGTGCGCGAACTTCCTGTCGATTACGACACGGTAGGGGCATACATAGATCAAACCCTACCGGCGTTTGAGACGGCTCAGAGTATGCTACAGTTGGAGGAACATCGACGTTCCGCATGCGCTGACACTACAACACCCACTGCCCTCGCCGCTCCTGCTGCACCGGTCAACAACAATTCTGGTTGGGGGGAGGGCTCTAATAATGGCGGTGGGCAAAGCAATCGGAGCAATAATGGTGGCGGCAATAGTAATTGGCAGAAGAAGAATTCCGGTTATAAAGGTAAAGGGAAAGGCGGCGGCGGCGGCTCGGGTTCTCAGAATCGCGGGGGTGGAAATTCAGGGGCAGGCCAATGACCCATGATGCAGACATG from Silene latifolia isolate original U9 population chromosome 10, ASM4854445v1, whole genome shotgun sequence encodes:
- the LOC141605162 gene encoding cytochrome P450 76AD1-like, yielding MDFQISLLIIPFILITLLNFFKSSSPKTELHLPRGPKPWPIIGNIHQLGDKPHQNVAKLSKEYGPIMSLKLGSIPTIVISCPKIAQEMFLKHDLAFSSRKVPVARKVTNHDKFSMIWLPVCPKWRTLRKVATIQLFSKFRLDSSQVLREMKVNELVNYTRNCWKNGLPVDIGKAGFTTLLNMMSNTLFSTDLGSHDYRSSSEEFKDIVWHLLEEGSKLNVSDFFPLLEVFDFQGVLKRNKFYFNKMLGIFDEIIEQRLSDGDSKLMVAKDDVLDTLLKLVKDNELSIDDVKHLLTDLFLAGSDTTFSTLEWAMTELLHNSQKMTRAQNEIDQVHGKNNNRSIQESDISNLPYIQAIVKETLRLHPPAPILVPHTAQTDVELSGYFVPKGTEVWVNVWSMGRDPTLWKNPNLFLPERFMEGNKEIDLKHQDFRFIPFGAGRRMCPGLPLAYRMVHLMLANLIYSFNWKYEDGVGVENVDGQETFGLSMQRVDPLLLIPIPRYIKIS